A genomic region of Caloenas nicobarica isolate bCalNic1 chromosome 9, bCalNic1.hap1, whole genome shotgun sequence contains the following coding sequences:
- the OSGIN1 gene encoding oxidative stress-induced growth inhibitor 1, translating into MLPDRKTCALLNRSQNKSGFNPVPVVIIGNGPSGICLSYLLSGYTPYFKRGALHPHPILQRKLEEAPDVSILDQDLEYLSEGLEGRSHSPVALLFDTLQRPDTDFGGTAESVLTWWHEPDRAIPHLVLGRSAPGGAWQSIEGSMVTLSRGEWMGLPDLLFKDWLKQKRRGLRNNRATAEDIAQYYQHYVIKKGLQKNFRCGTVVTSVRKVSAEGVSKHTQKDLQENGDSLWSFNEKSTEVFQVDGFFKNVKGDKEPFSVYAENVVLATGTYDSPTWLGVKGENLSYVHHKLSALEEAVKNNSIGITSDPVLIVGAGLTAADAVLFAHHCNIPVLHVFRRRVSDPGLIFNQLPKMMYPEYHKVHQMMKEQSAACAGPYECYISLPEHHVLSFSKDKKCVFQDKNGCQKVYKISMALVLTGSNPNLSFLPNNGIDLAMDSDQPVNSKRNPIDVDSFTYECTQEKGLYALGPLAGDNFVRFVQGGALAVASSLLKKANKNPP; encoded by the exons ATGCTTCCAGACAGGAAGACGTGTGCATTATTGAACAGATCCCAAAATAAGAGTGGGTTCAACCCAGTGCCCGTCGTGATCATAG GGAATGGACCTTCAGGAATCTGTCTGTCATATTTGCTGTCAGGCTACACCCCTTACTTCAAAAGAGGcgctcttcatcctcatcctATTCTTCAGAGGAAACTGGAAGAGGCACCAGATGTCTCCATTTTGGACCAG GATTTGGAGTATCTGTCTGAAGGCTTGGAGGGACGATCCCACAGCCCTGTGGCTCTTCTGTTTGATACTCTTCAGCGTCCAGACACAGACTTTGGTGGAACAGCAGAATCTGTCctcacttggtggcatgagcctgacagagccatcCCTCACCTGGTCCTTGGCAGAAGCGCTCCTGGAGGTGCCTGGCAG TCTATTGAGGGCTCTATGGTTACCCTGAGCAGAGGAGAATGGATGGGACTCCCAGATCTCCTGTTCAAGGACTGGctaaagcaaaagagaag AGGCCTCAGAAACAATAGAGCCACAGCAGAAGACATTGCTCAATATTACCAACACTACGTGATAAAGAAAGGGTTGCAGAAGAACTTCAGATGTGGTACTGTTGTGACCTCTGTAAGGAAAGTGAGTGCAGAGGGTGTctccaaacacacacagaaagatCTGCAGGAGAATGGTGACTCACTCTGGAGCTTCAATGAGAAAAGTACAGAGGTCTTTCAAGTGGAtggatttttcaaaaatgtgaaAGGTGATAAAGAGCCCTTCTCTGTTTATGCAGAGAATGTGGTCTTGGCTACCGGAACATACGATAGTCCTACTTGGCTTGGGGTCAAGGGAGAGAACCTTTCCTATGTCCATCACAAGCTGTCTGCCCTAGAGGAAGCAGTGAAGAACAACAGCATTGGCATCACGTCAGATCCAGTCTTGATCGTCGGTGCTGGTCTGACAGCTGCTGATGCAGTTCTCTTTGCTCACCATTGCAATATTCCAGTACTCCATGTTTTTCGCAGACGAGTCAGTGATCCGGGTCTTATTTTTAACCAGCTCCCCAAAATGATGTACCCTGAATACCACAAGGTCCATCAGATGATGAAAGAACAGtcagctgcttgtgctgggCCCTATGAATGTTACATTAGCCTTCCTGAACATCATGTGCTGTCCTTCAGCAAGGACAAGAAATGTGTCTTTCAAGACAAGAATGGCTGCCAGAAAGTTTATAAAATTTCCATGGCTCTTGTTCTAACTGGCTCAAACCCCAACCTCTCTTTTCTGCCAAATAATGGCATTGACTTGGCAATGGACAGTGACCAACCAGTCAATTCAAAGAGGAATCCCATAGACGTTGACTCATTCACCTATGAATGCACTCAGGAGAAAGGGCTTTATGCTCTAGGACCTCTCGCTGGAGATAACTTTGTACGCTTTGTGCAGGGAGGGGCTCTGGCTGTTGCCAGCTCTCtgttaaagaaagcaaacaaaaatccgCCCTAA